CAAATCTTTCCTTTATCTGTGCAGGATCCATGCACTTGGGCTGTACAGGATTTAATATATCCACACCTACTTCAATTAAATCATCAATGATGGGCATAATATAACCATCGCTATGAAAAGCAATTTTGACCCGGCTGTTTATGCTTTTAATTTCTTTAATAAGCAGCCTGTATCTTTCTTTTAAGAATTCCCTGAACATTGCAGGTGAAATAATCATTCCGTTCTGCATCCCTACATCGTCACCTATCCAGATTATATCCACCCCTATTGATGCCAGCTTCTTACCGGCAGGTATATAGAATTGCAGCAGCTTATCCATTAGTATATTAACAAATTCTTTGTTTACCATCATATCCATGAGCAAATTATCCATACCCCTCAAATACCAGGATAGTTCAAATATGGTACAGGTAAGGTCTACCATGATAGCATACCGGGCATCGAACTCCTGCTTCATTTCCATAACTTCATAGTATCTTGATTCCTTATCGGGATCCGGGATCTTATAACCTTTTAAATCTTCAAGGGAAGCCTTTTCCAGAGGCTTAAAAATTATCTCAGCATAAGAGCCCTTGCCATGCTTGACTGTTCCAAAACCTATTCCCCACTCATCCAATTCCTGTTCATTCCGGTATATCTTGCCCCAGGAATCAGCCACGCCTACCGGACAATTGACTATATCATTGCCCAGAAAGGTAAGCAGATTATTACCTTTTAACTCATATTTTCGGTAAAGCTTTTCTTCAACCTCAGGCACTAATTCTGCAAACAGGGGGGTACGGTCAGGTTTTTGTAAATTTATTGCTTTAAATACTCTCTCTTTTGAATTCATCCAAGCCTCCCGCAAGGACTAAGATAATAATTTATTATCCCTGTATTTTTGTAAAGTGTCCACTAGGGCCAAAAAATTCTCAGGTTTACAGTCGGAAGTGACTTCATGGGAAGGAGAAATTATATAGCCGTTATTTTTACCCAGTGTTTCTATACAATCTATAACTTCCTGTTTTACCTGTTCAGGGGTGCCAAAAGGGAGGGTCCTCTGAGTGCTTATGCCGCCAAAAAAAGATAATTCTTTTCCAAATCTATTGGATAGCTCTTCAAGATCCATCGCTTCCGGTTGAATAGGGTTAAGCACATCCAGACCGATATCTATTAAATCCGGAATTATTTCCATTATATTGCCACAGGAATGGTGGAATACCGAAAGGCCATTTTCTTTGTATATACCCCATATTTTCTTGTATCCCGGTTTAAAATATTTTCTCCAGGTATCAGGTGACATAACCATACCCATCTGGGTTCCCACATCACTGCCGGTAAATATACCATCAATTACCTTATGTTTAACCAATTTTCTGGCAATCTCTACATGAAACTCAATAATACCATCAAGTAAATAATTAACTAACTTCTGGTTAATGTGTAAATCCATCAATGTTTTCTCGTATCCTCTTAAAAGCCAGAGTCTTTCAAAAAGAGTCCAGTCCTGCAGGGACAGGATATAGTGTTGTTCTCTTTGTAGACTGCCTGTATTATGGATTGTGGACAGCAAATCATCCTTGGGCTCAGGGAATTTGTATTTTAGAGCCTTTTCATCGTCGGTTAAGGGATGATGCCTTATATGGAAACCCTCGGTTAAAACCAGATCCCAGCCAACCCCCCCAATGTCGTACTGGATACCATTTTTTTCATCTACACTGACTTTATCATCCAGAGGCAGGTATTTAAGATGGTTATTTAAGGCTTCATCTATGTCTTCCGGCTTGATCTGCAATAAATTACCTATGATGGTCTTCATTTCGGGAGTTGCATCTATCTGCGTAGGAAAACAGTCTATATTTGTCCTGCTAACTATCTTTTTGACTTTTTCTTTTTTATTCAATTTAGATGCCTTATTCTTTTACTCCGCCAGCAGTTAAGCCTTGTATAATATATTTTTGGAAAAACAGTGCCAGTGCTATAGGTATTATGCTGGCCAAAACTCCTGCTGTAGCCATCATGCTAAAATCAGTAGTAAACTTACTCGAAAACTCACCCACCAATACCGGTAAAGTCTTGGAGGCCATGGTGGTTGTATATAATAAAGCAAAAAAGAATTCATTCCATGAAATTACAAAAATAAAGATTGCTGTAGAAGCAATACCGGGAGCACTTAAAGGCATCACTATTTTCCATAAACTTTTCAGCCTGGAACAGCCATCTATCTGGGCAGCCTCTTCCAGATCCACCGGTATGCCATCAAAAAATTCTTTCATAAACCAGGTGGCCAGGGGAAGATTAAATGAGCAGTATACAAATACAAGGGTTCCTATATTATCTAATATCTGCAGCTTGGATAGTAAAATATATAAAGGAATAGCTAACGATATTGGCGGTAACATATAAGATAGCATCATTATAGTAAAGGTTAACCGCATTCCCCTGGACCTGAGCCTGGAAAATGAATAAGCGGCCATAGATCCAAATCCGATGCTTATAAGTGTAGCAAAAACACTTACCAGAAAACTGTTGAATGCAGTACCTTTAAATTCTCTGGCTGCTCTTGTGGCCATAGAACCACCCAATATTATTTTTTTATAGCCATCCAGATTAATTTTTTCAGGGATCCAGCCCAAAGGTTTCTCTAAAAGATCCGCCCTGGTAGATATGCTGGAAATAACCATCCAGGCAAATGGCGCTAATACCCATAAAACTATAATTGCTATTAATACATACAATAATATTCTAAATCCGATATATCTTGCTTTTAAATTTGTCACTTAACCCTCTTCTTACTCTTTGTTTATTAATAAATTTAACATTCTAGGGTTCTCTAGCTTACCGAACTTAATATATTTCTTCTTATAAAAATAACTGCCAGTATCGCAGTTAGTATAGTCACTATATAAGCTATAGCTGAACCATAACCAAAATTTAAGAATTTAAAAGTTTGTTGATATATATAGTAATTAACCAGCGTCGTACCAGCCTGAGGACCGCCTTTGGTTATTATATATATAAGTTCAAATTCTCTAATCGCCCAGACCGCCTTGATTATAAAAGTGGTTACTAAGACTGGTACTACCAATGGCAAAGTAACCCACCTGAACTTTGAAAAAGGAGATGCCCCATCGATGCTTGCCGCTTCATAAAGCTGTGAAGGTATAGTCTGAAAGAATGCAAGCACCATTATAATTACTACCGGAGTTTCCTTCCACACATTAGCCAGCATTATCAGATTAAGAGCTATGAAGGGATTCTGAAGCCAGACCTGATATGAGTCTATAATATGTAACTGGTGTAAAAAAGCATTAAGTGCACCGTAATTAGCATTAAAAATCCATTTCCACATAACACCATTTACTACTCCGGGGATGACCCATGGCAACAAAACCAATCCCCTCAATACTGTTCTTCCTTTAAACTTCTGATTAAGAACCAGACTTATAAGTATTCCTATTACAATTTCTGCAGATACAGTACCCATCACAAAATAAATAGTTCTCCACATTGACCCCCAGAAGTACTTATCTTTTAGTACTTCCAGGTAATTTTTCAAACCAATAAATTGCTGGGCATTAGGTTTATATAACACCAGGTCAGTAAAGCTTACATATAAAGAATATGCTATGGGAATTATCAAAACCAACAATATGATTATAGAAGCAGGTAGAATCAATGCATAGAAAAATGTTTTTTTGGAAGCAAATGTCGAAATTCTGTTTCCCAACCCGTACTCCTTGTACTCTTTATATAAACAATTATAAACTATATATTTGTAAATATAGAATTATTTTTTGTAGGCCAGCGGGTTAGCTGGCCTACATTCTTTTCGCCTAATTATTGTAGGTTACCCTGTATTTCCGCGTTCAAGTCTTCTAATGCCTGCTCTGTAGTTTTCTCATCAGTAAGCACAGATTGTACCTGAATTTCTACAGAATTAACCCATTCTCCTACCCAGTCAATTCTTGGATATGCCCTTGCATAGGGAAGAACATCCTGAAGGTTGGACCAGTAAGGATATATTTCAGTAAGCTCTTCATCTCCAAAACTTTCTGTCCACACTGGCAATGATCCTATCTCTAAGCTTCTTTCCTTATCTTTTTCCTTGCCGGTTATGAACTTTATATACTCCCAAGCAGCTTCTTTGTTCTGTGAAGTCTTAGGTATGGCAAGAGCTTCTGGTAAGGACATGGTTGCCTGGGTTTCCTCAGTTTTTCCTAAAACCCAGGAAGCAACTTCAACTTGTCCTACTATTGCCGAGCTGTCCGGGTTATTAGACTCGCTTACCAGTCCTGGCCATGCCTGTGGGAAAAATGCTGTTCTGCCTGATATAAATACATTCATTGAGTCTTCCTGAACATAGGTCAGTGAGGCAGGATCAGCAATTTCATCTACATTTAATATATTGTACATGTAGTCTAGCCCCTCAGCAACAGCTGGGTCTTCAAGAAAGGTAGGATTTCCTTCTTCATTAAAGAAATTACCGCCATGAGCCCAAACGTTACCATGAGTTGCATTAGAAAGATGCATTCCTCTTGACCAGAAGCCGGCAATCCCATATTCTGCAAGTCCTGCATCCATTATAGTTTTAGATTGCTCTATCATCTCATCAAAAGTTCTTGGCGGTTCAGCTATTCCTGCATCATCTAACATTTGCCTGTTGTATATGAAAAATCTAATGTCATGGTTCCAGGGGATACCATAAAGATCATCCTGTACAGAGAATATGCCTACTGCTCCTTCGGCCAAACCGGAAATCCATTCTTCTGAGGCATATTCATTTAAGGGAACTACCCAATCAGCATTTACAAATTGGGTAACCCAGGAATTATCTAGTTCAATGACATCATAGGCAGAACCACTCGCAGCCATTTCGGGTATTACCTTATCTTTTACTCTATCCCATTCTGCTTGAATTAATTCTACCTCAATTCCGGTTAATTCTGTAAATTCCCTGGTCTGTTGCTCAAATATCCCCACAGTATCCATCTCATGTTTGGGAAATATGACTGTAATTTGCGTACCAGCCAGATCGCTGGCAGGTTCTTCTTCTGCAGGTTCTCCCGCAGGTTCTTCTGCTGGTTCTTCGCCTGCAGGCTCTTCAGCCGGGGCCTCTTCAGCAGATTCTTCGGCAGGAGTAACTTCCTGGGCGCAACCGGCAAAAACGGTTACTACCATTGCTACTGCCACTATTAATGCGATTATTGTGCTCAATTTTCTAAATATTGACATTTATCCTCCTCTAAGTAATTAAATTCGATACAATATTATTTTATTTTTTTATAGGAACCTCCTTTCTGATATGAATCCCCCCGATCCTGGACACCAAGCTAACTTATCAGAACCAGCTGATAGGACTCATTTCCTTTTATATTTTTATTATTTATATTTTCAAATTCCTCCGGAGGCATATACCCCATTGAAGAATG
The genomic region above belongs to Actinomycetes bacterium and contains:
- a CDS encoding carbohydrate ABC transporter permease, yielding MTNLKARYIGFRILLYVLIAIIVLWVLAPFAWMVISSISTRADLLEKPLGWIPEKINLDGYKKIILGGSMATRAAREFKGTAFNSFLVSVFATLISIGFGSMAAYSFSRLRSRGMRLTFTIMMLSYMLPPISLAIPLYILLSKLQILDNIGTLVFVYCSFNLPLATWFMKEFFDGIPVDLEEAAQIDGCSRLKSLWKIVMPLSAPGIASTAIFIFVISWNEFFFALLYTTTMASKTLPVLVGEFSSKFTTDFSMMATAGVLASIIPIALALFFQKYIIQGLTAGGVKE
- a CDS encoding sugar ABC transporter permease, giving the protein MGNRISTFASKKTFFYALILPASIIILLVLIIPIAYSLYVSFTDLVLYKPNAQQFIGLKNYLEVLKDKYFWGSMWRTIYFVMGTVSAEIVIGILISLVLNQKFKGRTVLRGLVLLPWVIPGVVNGVMWKWIFNANYGALNAFLHQLHIIDSYQVWLQNPFIALNLIMLANVWKETPVVIIMVLAFFQTIPSQLYEAASIDGASPFSKFRWVTLPLVVPVLVTTFIIKAVWAIREFELIYIITKGGPQAGTTLVNYYIYQQTFKFLNFGYGSAIAYIVTILTAILAVIFIRRNILSSVS
- a CDS encoding sugar ABC transporter substrate-binding protein, whose translation is MSIFRKLSTIIALIVAVAMVVTVFAGCAQEVTPAEESAEEAPAEEPAGEEPAEEPAGEPAEEEPASDLAGTQITVIFPKHEMDTVGIFEQQTREFTELTGIEVELIQAEWDRVKDKVIPEMAASGSAYDVIELDNSWVTQFVNADWVVPLNEYASEEWISGLAEGAVGIFSVQDDLYGIPWNHDIRFFIYNRQMLDDAGIAEPPRTFDEMIEQSKTIMDAGLAEYGIAGFWSRGMHLSNATHGNVWAHGGNFFNEEGNPTFLEDPAVAEGLDYMYNILNVDEIADPASLTYVQEDSMNVFISGRTAFFPQAWPGLVSESNNPDSSAIVGQVEVASWVLGKTEETQATMSLPEALAIPKTSQNKEAAWEYIKFITGKEKDKERSLEIGSLPVWTESFGDEELTEIYPYWSNLQDVLPYARAYPRIDWVGEWVNSVEIQVQSVLTDEKTTEQALEDLNAEIQGNLQ